In Bacteroides cellulosilyticus, the genomic stretch TCATGGCTAACTGTGTTCCTATGTGGAATAATAACGTAGTAAAAACTCCGAGTGGCAAAACAGGTTTCGCTGTCACTCCCGACAGCAAAGACGTTACAGCCGGCATTGTGGAAGACGTAAACAAAACATATGGACGAGGCATTGCCCGTGTACGTCCCACCAACTACTTCCAATATACCATTTGGACAGAGAAGGAGAAAAACGACTTACGTGGCCGATACAACCGCGACAGTTGGAGACGCATGGAAGACCTGATCTATAATGACCCAGCCCTGAAGAAAGCTAATGATCCCTGGTATGGAAAGAAGGCAGTAAAACCAGTGAATATGTCTTGCGGTGATTCAATCCGATGCTGGTTTTCATGGCCGCACTACAAAGTATATATTCCGGATCCAACAGCAGGTAGCGGTCAATGGAAAGGTGGTTCAAGTCCTATCTATCTGATGCGTAGTGCCGAAGTTTATCTGATGCTTGCCGAATGTTATTATTGGAAAGATAATCTGGGTGAAGCAGCCAACATGCTGAATGTAGTCCGCAAACGCGCAGATGCCGATCCGCTGACTGCTCAGGATATCAATATCGGTGAAATTCTGAATGAACGCGCACGCGAACTTTATTACGAAGAACATCGTCACATTACATTGGTTCGTATAGCTTATACATACGCGCTGACAGGTAAACCTTGTGAGATATTTGACGGACGTACCTACAAAATGGAAAACTTATGTGGTCCGAAGGGTACCAGCAACTTGAAAGATACCGGATACAATTTTTGGTTCGACTGGATCAGCCAATATAACAATTTCTATAACAAAGGTGTAAAGAACAGATTTGCTGAATACACCATGAGTGTTCATCACATGTTATGGCCTATTCCTAACAAAGATATCAGAGCCAACACTAATGGACACATTAATCAAAATAACGGTTATTTAGGTTGTGAAAATAATGTAACTCCCTTGCAGGTACCCGAAGAAGGCCAGTTCATGAAAGATTAATCGTGGATATCCACTTTTATGAAAAATT encodes the following:
- a CDS encoding RagB/SusD family nutrient uptake outer membrane protein yields the protein MKKNRIFKTISGAALCTALLTGCSESWLEPKPLSFLTPENAYVDAEGLLTSLAAAERSMRHEYFGNGSGYTCELIFSDLCISGTTDKAGPLQDMDRQLMPDANFNNAENSYLTSHNWDENWNQIKYTNVVLSRMKDTKFVNEAEKNKVLGTGYFQRCYRYWRLINQFGDVPFIDVEVAYPRYDFNTCDRWSILRRMKKELEFAYQWVPEQIDRGHTTKSACGVLLMKIYMSLGEFDNAIRVGNEIVAKHPLMVNRFTSTKDNHPNLMFDLHSVEAKSDPANTEGILYGVSEPNNASGTGSAKTEIMANCVPMWNNNVVKTPSGKTGFAVTPDSKDVTAGIVEDVNKTYGRGIARVRPTNYFQYTIWTEKEKNDLRGRYNRDSWRRMEDLIYNDPALKKANDPWYGKKAVKPVNMSCGDSIRCWFSWPHYKVYIPDPTAGSGQWKGGSSPIYLMRSAEVYLMLAECYYWKDNLGEAANMLNVVRKRADADPLTAQDINIGEILNERARELYYEEHRHITLVRIAYTYALTGKPCEIFDGRTYKMENLCGPKGTSNLKDTGYNFWFDWISQYNNFYNKGVKNRFAEYTMSVHHMLWPIPNKDIRANTNGHINQNNGYLGCENNVTPLQVPEEGQFMKD